One genomic window of Megachile rotundata isolate GNS110a chromosome 12, iyMegRotu1, whole genome shotgun sequence includes the following:
- the LOC100882693 gene encoding protein YIPF1: MDGNQTNVNDPQFISFQDFPSINHGGNIGQAQLNINASTHQGFSNLPNDATGIGIIEDFEGMPDKTEATSAPNFWTIEYYQRFFNVNTKDVGERIKRSMFPCRSDYLLISHIRPNPDLYGPFWICVTLVLSIAVSGNVATYLQTTTSNKYLWRSEFHTVPRVATCIFLYAWLLPFTLWGALKWTNSSRDTEEELSESHSTPSLLELLCLYGYSLAIYIPIAFLWIIQIDWLQWSLVVIATVLSGGVLLRSLLPIIKGRYRLIYIAIILGMHLLIAGFMLYLFHVPTNKDTVKPENLVTVTMKAKTVETGTTVRGI; the protein is encoded by the exons atgGATGGAAATCAAACAAACGTCAACGATCCTCAGTTTATTTCGTTCCAAGATTTTCCTTCGATAAATCATGGAGGAAATATTGGGCAAgcacaattaaatattaatgctTCCACACATCAAGGTTTTAGTAACCTACCAAATGACGCTACTGGAATCGGCATTATCGAGGACTTTGAAGGAATGCCCGATAAAACTGAAG CTACATCAGCACCCAACTTTTGGACCATAGAATATTATCAAAGATTTTTCAATGTCAATACAAAGGATGTAGGGGAAAGAATTAAAAGGTCTATGTTTCCTTGTAGAAGCGATTACTTATTGATATCGCATATCAGACCAAATCCAGATTTGTATGGTCCATTTTGGATCTGTGTCACGCTGGTGCTTTCTATAGCTGTAAGCGGAAATGTAGCTACTTACTTGCAAACAACTACTTCAAATAAATATCTCTGGAGGTCTGAGTTTCACACTGTACCCAGGGTTGCAACTTGCATATTTTTATATGCATGGTTGCTTCCATTCACATTATGGGGTGCACTGAAATGGACCAATAGTTCAAGGGATACAGAAGAAGAATTGAGCGAG TCACATTCCACACCTAGCCTGTTGGAGCTATTATGTCTTTATGGGTATTCTTTAGCCATCTATATTCCAATAGCTTTTCTATGGATAATACAAATTGACTGGCTTCAGTGGAGTTTAGTTGTGATAGCAACTGTATTATCTGGTGGAGTATTATTAAGATCTTTGTTACCTATAATAAAAG gGAGGTACAGATTAATATATATCGCCATAATTCTTGGAATGCACCTCTTAATAGCAGGGTTTATGCTATATCTGTTTCATGTGCCGACAAATAAAGATACTGTTAAACCAGAGAACTTGGTGACAGTGACTATGAAAGCCAAGACTGTTGAGACTGGAACTACTGTACGTGGTATCTGA